In Methanobrevibacter sp., one DNA window encodes the following:
- a CDS encoding DUF5518 domain-containing protein, which translates to MAKMNSVILGFLLTLVVYLFFGHYEFWGLLIVGFIVGYMAHEGILGGMWNAALAGAFGTIVASVLFIILVTIGGTALMGPLGGLTGFTISGISSLFVIIYNIIKYMIVMGITGALGGALSKEKN; encoded by the coding sequence ATGGCTAAGATGAACTCAGTTATTTTAGGGTTTCTATTGACATTAGTCGTTTATTTATTCTTTGGACATTATGAATTCTGGGGTCTTTTGATTGTGGGATTCATTGTCGGATACATGGCTCACGAAGGAATACTTGGAGGAATGTGGAATGCAGCACTTGCAGGAGCATTCGGAACAATTGTAGCATCCGTCCTATTCATAATACTTGTTACCATAGGTGGAACCGCATTGATGGGACCTCTTGGAGGACTTACCGGATTTACCATCTCTGGAATTTCAAGCCTGTTTGTAATTATCTATAATATAATCAAATATATGATAGTTATGGGAATAACCGGTGCTCTCGGTGGAGCCTTATCTAAAGAGAAAAATTAA
- a CDS encoding formate--phosphoribosylaminoimidazolecarboxamide ligase has product MGKVSKEKILEILEGYDKDNITIATLGSHTSLHILNGAKQEGFRTAIVCAKGREVPYQRFDVADEYIIVDKFEDIVNEDVQQKLRDMNAIVIPHGSFVAYAGLDNVEDKFNVPMFGNRDILRWEAERDLERKLLVNGEIRIPMKYDDPAKIDRAVMVKFPGARGGRGYFVASSPEEFNEKIDAMKERGWIEDADVEQAHIEEYVSGCNYCIHYFYSALNDEVELMGMDSRYESSIDGFVRMPAKDQLSIDISPSYVVTGNHPVVMRESLLPQAFEIGDKLVKSAAELVKPGLNGPFCIQTLVNDNLEVVVFETSARTDGGTNTFMEGSSYSYLKYGEGMSMGRRVAREIKNALENGGFEKIIT; this is encoded by the coding sequence ATGGGAAAAGTTAGTAAAGAAAAAATATTGGAGATTTTGGAAGGATATGATAAAGACAATATCACTATCGCAACTTTAGGTAGTCACACTTCTTTGCATATTCTTAACGGTGCTAAACAGGAAGGATTTAGAACTGCTATTGTATGTGCAAAAGGCAGGGAAGTTCCTTATCAACGTTTTGATGTTGCAGATGAATATATCATTGTCGATAAGTTCGAAGACATTGTAAACGAAGATGTTCAACAAAAATTAAGAGACATGAACGCAATCGTCATTCCTCATGGATCTTTTGTTGCATATGCAGGTTTAGACAATGTTGAAGATAAGTTCAATGTGCCAATGTTCGGTAACAGAGACATCTTAAGATGGGAAGCTGAAAGAGACTTGGAAAGAAAATTGCTCGTAAACGGTGAAATCAGAATCCCAATGAAATATGACGACCCTGCAAAAATTGACCGTGCTGTAATGGTTAAATTCCCTGGAGCAAGAGGTGGAAGAGGATACTTTGTAGCTTCATCTCCTGAAGAATTTAATGAAAAGATCGATGCAATGAAAGAACGTGGATGGATTGAAGATGCAGATGTTGAACAAGCTCACATTGAAGAGTACGTATCCGGATGTAACTACTGTATCCACTACTTCTACTCAGCATTGAATGATGAAGTTGAACTTATGGGTATGGACAGCAGATATGAATCCAGCATTGACGGATTCGTAAGAATGCCTGCTAAAGACCAATTATCCATTGACATCAGCCCATCCTATGTTGTAACCGGTAACCACCCTGTTGTAATGAGGGAATCATTGCTTCCACAAGCATTTGAAATCGGTGACAAATTGGTTAAAAGTGCTGCAGAATTAGTAAAGCCTGGTTTAAACGGTCCATTCTGTATCCAAACTCTTGTAAACGATAACCTTGAAGTTGTTGTATTTGAAACAAGTGCAAGAACTGATGGTGGTACAAACACCTTCATGGAAGGTTCTTCATACAGTTACCTCAAATATGGTGAAGGTATGAGTATGGGAAGAAGAGTTGCACGTGAAATCAAGAATGCACTCGAAAATGGCGGATTTGAAAAGATTATTACATAA
- a CDS encoding metallophosphoesterase, with protein sequence MLIGLISDTHIPDRRVKLPQTVLETFEGVDLIIHAGDITSGSVMDELEAIAPVVAVEGNMDRVHGDIDLPVSRVIEVEGHKIGVIHGEVYPRGDTQQLYYHALQLEVDILVSGHSHVAQLEKIKNVILVNPGSPTNPRLSDPSVALMEINGNDISIEFVQTGRPVCSALNFYEEKAKKDKEK encoded by the coding sequence ATGCTAATCGGATTAATATCAGACACCCATATTCCAGATAGAAGAGTAAAGCTTCCTCAAACAGTTTTGGAAACCTTTGAAGGAGTGGATTTGATCATTCATGCAGGAGACATAACAAGCGGGAGCGTCATGGATGAACTTGAGGCAATAGCTCCTGTAGTTGCAGTTGAAGGGAATATGGACAGGGTCCATGGAGACATTGATTTGCCTGTTTCAAGGGTTATTGAAGTGGAAGGCCATAAGATTGGAGTGATACATGGAGAGGTTTATCCTAGAGGAGACACACAGCAATTATATTACCACGCACTCCAATTGGAAGTGGACATTCTAGTAAGCGGACATTCACATGTGGCACAGCTTGAAAAGATAAAAAATGTCATTTTGGTAAATCCAGGAAGTCCGACAAATCCAAGACTGTCTGATCCGTCTGTTGCATTGATGGAAATAAATGGAAACGATATCAGCATAGAATTCGTTCAAACCGGAAGGCCTGTCTGTTCAGCATTGAATTTCTATGAAGAGAAAGCCAAAAAGGATAAAGAAAAATAA
- a CDS encoding RlmE family RNA methyltransferase, whose amino-acid sequence MGSKWQMEKKNDPYYKRAKSEEYRSRASYKLKQLDKKYKIIKEGDTVVDLGAAPGGWSQVALEKVGEDGIVVGVDLNRIKPFREPNYYGIRGDFTKEIVQEKVMELTNGKVKVLMSDAAPSLTGVKDLDHLRSVDLVEAVFKIANNILETEGNLVIKAFQGPEYKRLLDSIKYDFRKVKSTKPPSSRQRSKEMYIVGLGYRKGPKNKK is encoded by the coding sequence ATGGGAAGCAAATGGCAAATGGAAAAGAAAAATGACCCTTATTATAAAAGAGCTAAAAGTGAAGAATACCGTTCAAGAGCATCATATAAACTCAAGCAACTTGATAAGAAATACAAGATCATTAAGGAGGGAGACACTGTAGTGGACTTAGGTGCAGCTCCTGGAGGATGGTCTCAGGTTGCATTGGAAAAGGTAGGGGAAGATGGAATCGTAGTGGGAGTTGACTTGAATAGGATCAAGCCATTCCGCGAACCTAACTATTATGGCATTAGAGGGGATTTCACAAAGGAAATCGTACAGGAAAAGGTCATGGAATTGACAAATGGAAAGGTAAAGGTCCTGATGTCAGACGCCGCACCTTCCTTGACAGGAGTGAAGGACTTGGACCATTTAAGATCCGTTGACCTTGTTGAAGCAGTGTTCAAGATTGCAAATAACATCCTTGAAACCGAAGGGAATCTGGTAATCAAGGCATTCCAAGGCCCTGAATACAAACGTCTTTTAGACAGCATCAAATATGATTTCAGGAAAGTGAAGTCAACCAAGCCTCCATCCTCAAGACAAAGAAGCAAGGAAATGTATATTGTAGGATTAGGCTATAGAAAAGGACCTAAAAATAAAAAATAA
- a CDS encoding minichromosome maintenance protein MCM, with protein sequence MNSTNKTKTSLAKFEEFFSTTYKDDVFEILEKYPDERSLTVNYEDLEMFDPDLADLLIEKPDEVIAASQKAIKNIDPLMKDAELNIRFENLNNNIPLSDLLSKYIGNFVSADGIVRKTDEIRPRIETGVFECRGCMRLHEVEQTSGNRIMEPSLCSECGGRSFRLLQEESKYIDTQSARMQEPLENLSGGTEPKQMLMVLEDDLVDELNPGDKVRITGTLKTFREERSGKFKNYIYVNHIEPLEQEFEELELSEEDEEKILELSKDPHIHDKIINSTAPSIKGHRHVKEAIALQLFGGAVKDLEDGTRLRGDIHILIVGDPGIGKSQILKYVSKLAPRSVYTSGKGTSGAGLTAAAVRDELGGWSLEAGALVLGDQGNVCVDELDKMRSEDRSALHEALEQQTVSIAKAGIMATLNTRCSVLAAANPKFGKFDTYKALASQIDLPSPILSRFDLTFVLEDKPNVEKDKELAQHILKTHQFSNIAYDIEPELLRKYIAYARKNVHPVLTDGATKVLEEFYVSVRSGAVEEDAPVPITPRQLEATIRLAEASAKLQLKDEVEASDALRAVSLQKWCLEKIGMDPDTGKIDIARVEGRTPTSEKNKMNTVMAEIETLEEEFDNVPVNILKEHLSENFSISEEKTDEILKTLRSKGLIYEPRHGQVKTLKD encoded by the coding sequence ATGAATTCCACTAACAAAACAAAAACATCACTTGCAAAATTTGAAGAGTTTTTCTCAACAACTTACAAGGATGATGTATTTGAAATTTTAGAAAAATATCCTGATGAAAGGTCACTTACAGTCAATTACGAAGACTTGGAGATGTTTGATCCTGATTTGGCGGATTTGTTGATAGAAAAGCCTGATGAAGTAATTGCAGCTTCACAGAAGGCTATCAAGAATATCGATCCGTTAATGAAAGATGCCGAACTCAATATCAGATTTGAAAATCTTAACAATAACATTCCATTAAGCGACTTATTGAGTAAATACATCGGTAACTTTGTATCTGCTGATGGAATTGTAAGAAAGACTGATGAGATTCGTCCTCGTATTGAAACAGGAGTATTTGAATGTAGAGGTTGCATGAGACTTCATGAAGTGGAACAAACCTCTGGAAACCGCATTATGGAACCTTCATTATGTAGTGAATGTGGTGGAAGATCCTTCAGATTGCTTCAAGAGGAATCCAAATATATCGATACACAAAGCGCTAGAATGCAGGAACCTTTGGAAAACCTATCTGGAGGAACCGAACCAAAACAAATGCTTATGGTTCTGGAAGACGATTTGGTAGATGAATTGAATCCTGGAGATAAAGTCAGAATCACAGGAACCTTAAAGACATTTAGGGAAGAGAGAAGTGGAAAATTCAAAAATTACATTTACGTAAATCATATCGAACCATTGGAACAGGAATTTGAGGAATTGGAACTTAGTGAAGAGGATGAAGAAAAAATATTGGAATTATCTAAAGATCCTCATATACACGATAAGATCATCAATTCAACTGCACCCTCAATCAAAGGACACAGACATGTGAAGGAAGCTATTGCATTGCAGCTCTTCGGTGGGGCAGTTAAGGATTTGGAAGATGGAACCCGTCTGAGAGGGGACATTCACATTCTTATTGTTGGGGACCCTGGTATTGGTAAATCCCAGATACTCAAATATGTTTCAAAATTAGCTCCAAGAAGCGTATACACCAGCGGTAAAGGTACATCTGGTGCAGGGCTGACTGCAGCGGCAGTTAGAGACGAGCTTGGAGGATGGTCCCTTGAAGCAGGTGCATTGGTGCTTGGGGACCAAGGTAACGTATGTGTTGACGAATTGGATAAGATGCGTTCAGAAGACAGATCTGCACTTCACGAAGCATTGGAACAGCAAACAGTAAGTATTGCAAAAGCGGGAATCATGGCAACATTGAATACAAGATGTTCCGTTCTTGCAGCGGCAAACCCTAAATTCGGTAAATTTGACACTTATAAGGCTTTAGCATCCCAAATTGACTTGCCTTCCCCAATCCTATCTCGTTTCGACTTGACATTTGTACTTGAAGACAAGCCAAATGTGGAAAAGGATAAGGAATTGGCCCAACATATTCTTAAGACACACCAATTTTCCAACATAGCATATGACATAGAGCCTGAATTGCTTAGAAAATATATTGCTTATGCACGTAAAAATGTTCACCCTGTACTTACAGATGGTGCAACAAAAGTTTTAGAAGAGTTTTACGTATCCGTAAGAAGCGGTGCCGTGGAAGAGGATGCACCAGTGCCAATCACTCCAAGGCAATTGGAGGCCACCATCCGTTTAGCTGAGGCCAGTGCAAAACTCCAACTTAAAGATGAAGTGGAAGCTTCAGATGCCCTTAGAGCTGTAAGCTTGCAAAAATGGTGTTTGGAAAAAATCGGAATGGATCCAGATACAGGCAAAATCGATATTGCAAGAGTTGAAGGAAGAACACCGACCTCTGAAAAAAATAAGATGAATACTGTGATGGCCGAGATTGAAACATTGGAAGAGGAATTTGATAATGTTCCAGTTAATATTCTAAAAGAACATCTTAGCGAAAACTTCAGTATAAGTGAAGAGAAGACTGATGAAATCTTAAAAACACTCAGATCTAAAGGGCTTATCTACGAACCTCGTCATGGCCAAGTAAAAACACTGAAGGATTAA
- a CDS encoding translation initiation factor IF-2 subunit beta: protein MDDYDSLLNRAIDQLPPEVFETKRFEPVKAYSVIQGNRTFIQNFKDVADSLNRDPQHVLKYLLRELGTAGNLEGVRAILQGKFNHFLINERIDDYIEKYVICHECNRPDTKIIREDRIFILKCAACGAKAPLKPL, encoded by the coding sequence ATGGATGATTATGACAGTTTATTAAACAGAGCTATTGATCAATTGCCTCCTGAGGTATTTGAAACAAAAAGATTTGAACCTGTAAAGGCATACTCTGTTATTCAAGGTAATAGAACCTTTATTCAAAATTTCAAAGATGTGGCAGACTCCTTAAACAGAGACCCACAGCATGTATTAAAATACTTATTGAGAGAATTAGGTACTGCAGGTAACTTGGAAGGAGTAAGAGCAATCCTACAAGGTAAATTCAATCATTTCCTTATCAATGAAAGGATTGATGACTATATTGAAAAGTATGTTATCTGCCATGAATGTAACAGACCGGATACCAAGATCATAAGGGAAGACAGAATATTCATCTTGAAATGTGCAGCATGCGGTGCAAAAGCTCCGCTTAAGCCATTATAA
- a CDS encoding 60S ribosomal export protein NMD3, which translates to MFCPECGATDVEMIDGICKNCFLKKFQLMEIPENITVTICKHCNAKLEEGKWKDEYIPEEEIIYRALERNITVSDLAENEEIELEIDQMRGTIAECYVEAVATVLGEEVVETHTPDVKINYSVCPDCSKRNAGYYEAVIQLRADDRELKDEEIKTAEEIIGRTIEKQFKKDKLAYIPQVAKLKEGNDYYIGSLKSAKKVVEHLKEEFGGSTKESPRLISEDKSTGKGLYRIWISLRLPKFVKDDFVKYHDNIYQINDVDGNRIQVINLENQDIIALKWREYDSIEKMEHLEGIQKAIITAKSPNSLQILDPDDYSPIDLEMNEKLERYEIGEEIDVIKIDGKIYII; encoded by the coding sequence ATGTTTTGTCCAGAATGCGGTGCAACCGATGTTGAAATGATAGATGGAATCTGCAAGAACTGCTTTTTAAAGAAATTCCAGCTTATGGAAATTCCTGAAAACATCACTGTAACCATCTGCAAGCACTGCAATGCCAAGTTGGAAGAGGGAAAATGGAAAGATGAATACATTCCGGAAGAGGAAATCATCTATAGGGCATTGGAGAGAAACATCACCGTTTCCGATTTGGCTGAAAACGAGGAGATTGAACTTGAAATCGACCAGATGAGAGGAACAATTGCAGAATGCTATGTTGAAGCCGTTGCAACCGTTTTAGGAGAGGAAGTTGTTGAAACACACACTCCGGATGTGAAAATCAATTACTCCGTCTGTCCTGATTGCAGCAAAAGAAATGCAGGATACTATGAAGCAGTGATACAGCTCCGTGCAGATGACAGAGAGCTTAAGGACGAGGAGATAAAAACTGCAGAAGAGATAATCGGCAGAACAATCGAAAAGCAATTCAAGAAGGACAAATTGGCTTACATCCCTCAAGTTGCCAAGCTTAAAGAGGGAAATGACTATTATATAGGTTCCTTAAAATCCGCAAAGAAGGTTGTGGAACATCTTAAGGAAGAGTTTGGAGGAAGCACCAAGGAATCTCCAAGACTCATCAGCGAAGACAAATCAACTGGAAAGGGACTATACAGAATTTGGATATCCTTAAGGCTTCCAAAATTCGTCAAGGATGATTTCGTTAAATATCACGACAACATCTATCAAATCAATGATGTCGATGGAAACAGAATCCAAGTGATAAACCTAGAAAATCAGGACATAATAGCTTTGAAATGGAGAGAATATGATTCCATTGAAAAGATGGAACATTTGGAAGGAATCCAAAAGGCAATCATTACAGCAAAATCTCCAAACAGCCTTCAGATTCTTGACCCTGACGACTATAGTCCGATTGATTTGGAAATGAATGAGAAACTGGAAAGATACGAAATCGGCGAAGAGATAGATGTGATTAAAATAGATGGAAAAATCTATATAATCTAA
- a CDS encoding tyrosine--tRNA ligase, whose protein sequence is MNIEEKIELIQEGTLEIIDVDELKEKLEKEHPIAYTGYEPSGKIHLGHAVTIMKLKQLQELGFKIKILLADYHAFLNGKGTVEEIAETAEYNKRCFQGLGLADDTEYILGSSFQTGSEYTNDVYQLATLTTLKRAKRSMDQVSRHDDNPKVASVVYPLMQTADMSALEVDVALGGMEQRKIQMLARENLPRIGKEAPVCIHTPLIHGLDGDDKMSSSKGNYIAVDDDEKTIKDKIKKSYCPMGETEGNPILEIADHFVFSQQDTLVIERPEKFGGNLELTKDELYQMYGEGNLHPMDLKNAMTQFLIDFLKPVRDFMDSQE, encoded by the coding sequence ATGAACATTGAAGAGAAAATTGAATTAATTCAGGAAGGAACATTGGAAATCATTGATGTAGATGAATTAAAGGAAAAACTCGAAAAAGAACATCCAATCGCTTATACTGGATATGAACCTTCTGGAAAAATTCATTTAGGTCATGCAGTGACAATAATGAAGCTTAAGCAATTGCAGGAATTGGGATTCAAAATCAAGATTCTGCTTGCAGACTATCATGCTTTCTTGAATGGTAAAGGAACTGTAGAGGAAATAGCTGAAACTGCAGAGTACAATAAAAGATGCTTCCAAGGATTGGGACTTGCAGATGACACAGAATACATCTTAGGTTCCTCTTTCCAAACAGGAAGCGAATACACTAATGACGTTTACCAATTAGCCACATTGACCACCTTGAAAAGGGCAAAAAGAAGTATGGATCAAGTCAGCAGACATGACGACAACCCAAAAGTGGCAAGTGTAGTCTATCCATTGATGCAGACTGCAGACATGTCCGCTTTGGAAGTGGATGTCGCCTTAGGAGGAATGGAACAGAGAAAAATCCAAATGTTGGCAAGGGAAAACCTCCCTAGAATAGGAAAGGAAGCTCCTGTCTGCATTCACACTCCATTGATTCACGGCCTTGACGGTGATGACAAGATGTCCTCAAGCAAAGGAAACTACATCGCTGTCGATGATGATGAAAAGACAATCAAGGACAAGATCAAGAAAAGTTACTGTCCAATGGGAGAAACCGAAGGAAACCCAATTCTAGAAATTGCAGATCACTTTGTTTTCAGCCAACAGGACACTTTAGTCATAGAAAGACCGGAGAAATTTGGCGGAAACCTGGAACTCACTAAAGATGAGCTGTACCAAATGTACGGTGAAGGAAACCTCCACCCAATGGATTTGAAAAATGCAATGACACAATTCTTAATTGACTTCCTAAAGCCTGTAAGAGACTTTATGGATTCACAAGAATAA